In Mycobacterium gallinarum, a single window of DNA contains:
- a CDS encoding MCE family protein, which yields MIRRNGVKVMVVSGCCLALTMTGCAYQGVNSLPLPGAVGRGPDSVQYTVQVPNVATLESNSPVMINDVIVGSVGKMTVDAWHANVEISVKPDVVVPANAVASVGQTSLLGSMHLALNPPLDEQPSGRLQPGATLPLNQSSTYPTTEQTLSSLSTIVNAGGLGQIGDVIHNFSAALSGREPQIRELLTQLNDFVGTLDAQRDNIIESIKQLNRVAGKFASQRDVIDRALREIPPAIDVLVKERPNLTTALQKLGTFSDTATQLVNDAGDDLVKNLQGLEPALKSLADIGPDLSQALIFATAFPYGPAFADKIAKGDYINLMATFDLTYPRFKRGILLGTRWGDQNAKLIPAPGDPYFLNYAYDPIMVGVAPPPSDLPPAPDAAPGAQINTMFGPVLPMVPPPPSRPQFGSEPKLEGSQIFAGPFGAEAPAGPAPAELPAPPAGAELPAPPAGAELPAPPAGAELPAPPAGAELPAPPAGGGG from the coding sequence ATGATCCGTCGCAACGGTGTGAAGGTGATGGTCGTTTCGGGCTGCTGCCTGGCTCTGACGATGACGGGTTGTGCGTATCAGGGTGTGAACTCGCTGCCGCTGCCGGGTGCGGTCGGCCGCGGGCCCGACTCGGTGCAGTACACCGTGCAGGTCCCGAATGTCGCGACGCTGGAATCGAATTCGCCCGTCATGATTAACGACGTCATCGTCGGCAGTGTCGGCAAGATGACCGTTGACGCTTGGCATGCGAACGTCGAGATATCCGTCAAGCCGGATGTGGTCGTCCCTGCGAACGCCGTGGCCTCGGTCGGGCAGACCAGCCTGCTGGGATCGATGCATCTGGCGCTGAATCCGCCGCTGGACGAACAGCCGAGCGGTCGTCTACAGCCCGGTGCCACCCTGCCCTTGAACCAGTCGTCGACCTATCCGACCACCGAGCAGACGCTGTCGTCGCTGTCGACCATCGTCAACGCGGGCGGGCTTGGGCAGATCGGCGATGTCATCCACAACTTCAGCGCTGCGCTGTCGGGGCGGGAGCCACAGATCCGTGAATTGCTGACCCAGCTCAACGATTTCGTGGGAACGCTGGATGCCCAGCGCGACAACATCATCGAGTCCATCAAGCAACTCAACCGCGTGGCTGGAAAGTTCGCCAGTCAACGCGACGTGATCGACCGGGCGCTCAGAGAGATTCCGCCCGCGATAGACGTGCTGGTGAAAGAGCGACCGAACCTCACCACGGCGCTGCAAAAGCTGGGGACTTTCAGCGACACCGCGACCCAGTTGGTCAACGATGCCGGCGACGATTTGGTGAAAAACTTGCAAGGCCTCGAACCGGCACTCAAATCGCTCGCCGACATCGGCCCCGATCTCAGTCAGGCGCTGATCTTCGCGACGGCGTTTCCGTACGGCCCGGCATTCGCCGACAAGATCGCCAAAGGCGACTACATCAACCTCATGGCCACGTTCGACCTGACTTATCCGCGTTTCAAGCGCGGAATCCTGCTCGGCACCCGATGGGGTGATCAGAACGCCAAGCTCATTCCCGCCCCGGGCGATCCGTATTTCCTGAACTACGCCTACGACCCGATCATGGTGGGCGTCGCGCCGCCGCCAAGCGACCTGCCGCCCGCGCCCGATGCGGCTCCGGGAGCGCAGATCAACACCATGTTCGGGCCGGTGCTACCGATGGTTCCGCCGCCTCCGTCCAGACCGCAGTTCGGATCCGAGCCGAAGCTGGAGGGCTCGCAGATCTTCGCCGGTCCCTTTGGCGCCGAAGCGCCCGCCGGACCGGCACCAGCTGAGTTGCCGGCACCGCCGGCGGGAGCTGAATTGCCGGCACCGCCGGCGGGAGCTGAATTGCCGGCACCGCCGGCGGGAGCTGAATTGCCGGCACCGCCGGCGGGAGCTGAATTGCCGGCACCGCCGGCGGGAGGTGGTGGCTGA
- a CDS encoding AMP-binding protein, protein MRKIPEYLTKRYVAEGWWTQETLGDLVAGGLAANPATAFNVHSAVRPYSGTFDDVETEARRLAAGLRSRGVGAGDVVAIQLPNWMEAAAAFWAATFLGAVVVPIVHFYGRKELGHIMTTARPKVFITTAEFGRMTFQADLCADVPIVGLVGDTFDDLLADDPMPGTIGADPASPALIAFTSGTTSNPKGVIHSHQTLGFETRQLLENYPPDRGRQLTATPVGHFIGMLGAFLIPVLEGAPIDLCDVWDPGRVLELIERDGLSIGGGPPYFVTSVLDHPDCTPDHVRHFTTVGLGGSTVPAAVTRRLADLGMFVFRSYGSTEHPSITGSRRSAPEDKRLFTDGDVRPGVEIRLGPDGEIFSRGPDLCLGYTDEALTASAFDADGWYRTGDVGVLDDDGYLTITDRKADVIIRGGENISALEVEEVLLGMPAVAEAVVVAVPDDRLGERAAAVLRVRDGSEMPTLDEVREHFKAQGVAVQKWPEELHRVDDYPRTASGKVQKFRVRQSLHA, encoded by the coding sequence ATGCGAAAAATCCCTGAGTACCTGACGAAACGCTACGTCGCCGAAGGTTGGTGGACACAGGAAACACTCGGGGACCTGGTGGCCGGCGGACTGGCGGCCAATCCAGCGACTGCCTTCAACGTGCATTCCGCGGTGCGGCCGTACTCCGGCACCTTCGATGACGTCGAGACCGAGGCCCGCAGGCTGGCGGCGGGACTTCGGTCGCGCGGCGTGGGCGCGGGTGACGTCGTCGCCATCCAATTGCCCAACTGGATGGAGGCCGCTGCGGCGTTCTGGGCCGCGACCTTCCTGGGTGCGGTGGTCGTGCCGATCGTGCACTTCTACGGGCGCAAAGAACTCGGTCACATCATGACGACGGCACGGCCGAAGGTCTTCATCACCACCGCCGAATTCGGCCGCATGACCTTTCAGGCCGACCTTTGCGCGGACGTGCCGATCGTCGGGTTGGTCGGCGACACGTTCGACGACCTCCTCGCCGACGACCCGATGCCGGGCACCATCGGCGCGGACCCGGCCAGCCCGGCGCTGATCGCGTTCACCTCGGGCACCACGAGCAACCCCAAGGGGGTCATTCACAGCCACCAGACCCTCGGCTTCGAGACGCGTCAGCTCCTGGAGAACTACCCGCCCGACCGCGGCAGGCAGCTGACGGCGACCCCGGTGGGGCACTTCATCGGGATGCTCGGCGCATTTCTCATCCCGGTGCTCGAAGGAGCGCCCATCGATCTGTGTGACGTGTGGGACCCGGGCCGGGTACTCGAGCTCATCGAACGCGACGGTTTGTCGATCGGCGGCGGGCCGCCGTATTTCGTCACGAGCGTGCTCGACCATCCGGACTGCACGCCGGACCACGTGCGCCACTTCACGACGGTCGGGTTGGGCGGCTCGACGGTTCCGGCGGCAGTGACACGGCGCCTGGCCGATCTCGGCATGTTCGTGTTCCGTTCCTACGGCAGTACCGAGCACCCGTCGATCACCGGGTCGCGCCGCAGCGCGCCGGAAGACAAGCGCCTGTTCACCGACGGCGACGTCCGGCCCGGGGTGGAGATCCGGCTCGGGCCCGACGGCGAGATCTTCAGCCGAGGGCCAGACCTGTGCCTCGGCTATACCGACGAGGCGCTCACCGCGAGCGCGTTCGACGCCGACGGCTGGTACCGCACCGGCGATGTCGGTGTCCTCGACGACGACGGCTACCTCACGATCACCGATCGCAAGGCCGACGTGATCATCCGGGGCGGCGAGAACATCAGCGCGCTGGAGGTCGAGGAGGTCCTGCTCGGTATGCCGGCCGTCGCCGAAGCCGTGGTCGTCGCGGTGCCCGACGACCGTCTGGGCGAGCGCGCGGCCGCAGTGCTGCGCGTTCGCGACGGCTCGGAGATGCCGACGCTTGACGAGGTGCGAGAACACTTCAAGGCGCAGGGTGTCGCGGTCCAGAAGTGGCCCGAGGAGCTGCACCGGGTGGACGACTACCCGCGCACTGCGAGTGGCAAGGTTCAGAAGTTTCGCGTCAGGCAGTCATTGCATGCGTGA
- a CDS encoding nuclear transport factor 2 family protein: protein MDADKAQIADVLIRYATGIDFKDWALLRTCWTENVDCDYGEVGRYSGVDAISGLMEQLHSSMGPTYHRLSNFTITVDGDRATARSYVFAHLQAVPDDPATWVEALGHYDDELARTPDGWRIARRTTQIARVQSGVTVIPQS, encoded by the coding sequence GTGGATGCCGACAAAGCGCAGATCGCCGACGTTCTGATCCGCTACGCCACCGGAATCGATTTCAAGGACTGGGCGCTGTTGCGCACCTGCTGGACCGAGAACGTCGACTGTGACTACGGCGAGGTCGGGCGGTATTCGGGTGTCGACGCCATCAGCGGGTTGATGGAGCAGCTCCACAGCTCGATGGGGCCCACCTACCACCGGCTGTCCAACTTCACGATCACTGTCGACGGCGATCGGGCCACCGCCAGATCCTATGTCTTCGCGCATCTGCAGGCGGTTCCCGACGATCCGGCCACTTGGGTTGAGGCCCTTGGTCATTACGACGACGAACTCGCCCGTACTCCCGACGGATGGCGCATCGCCCGCCGGACCACGCAGATCGCGCGGGTGCAGTCCGGTGTCACGGTGATCCCGCAGTCATGA
- a CDS encoding cytochrome P450 produces the protein MTTDFDSVDYFTDPSLVPDPHPYYDHVRSKDPVCCPINNGVLAVTGWEAANSVYKDTENYSSCVAVMGPFTPMPFTPEGDDICAQLEEHRTEIIMHEHMVTMDPPHHTDARSVLSRLLTPKRLKENEDFMWRLADRHIDEFIAAGHCEFLNAYAKPFSLLVVADLLGVPEEDHEDFRQAFGAQGEGTNIGSLDHEVIAVNPLAWADEKFSQYIEERRENPRDDVLTSIATAKYPDGSTPEVVDVVRTATFLFAAGQETTAKLLGAAMRVLSDRPDIQQQLRDDRTLIPVFVEECLRMDSPVKSVFRMARKTTTLGDTPVPAGTTVMVSPGAANRDPARFENPHEFSLERKNVREHIAFSRGIHSCPGAPLARVEGRVSIERILDRMADITVSEEKHGPIDARRYEYEPTFILRGLTEINIEFRPVG, from the coding sequence ATGACCACAGATTTCGACTCGGTCGACTACTTCACCGATCCGTCGTTGGTGCCCGATCCTCACCCGTATTACGACCATGTACGCAGCAAGGATCCGGTGTGCTGTCCGATCAACAACGGCGTGCTCGCCGTGACCGGCTGGGAAGCGGCGAACTCCGTCTACAAGGACACCGAGAACTACTCGTCCTGCGTCGCGGTCATGGGGCCCTTCACGCCGATGCCGTTCACGCCTGAGGGTGACGACATCTGCGCGCAGCTCGAGGAGCACCGCACCGAGATCATCATGCACGAGCACATGGTCACGATGGATCCGCCGCATCACACCGACGCGCGGTCCGTTCTTTCGCGCCTGCTGACGCCGAAGCGCCTCAAGGAGAACGAAGACTTCATGTGGCGGCTCGCCGACCGCCACATCGATGAATTCATCGCCGCGGGCCACTGCGAGTTCCTCAATGCCTACGCCAAGCCGTTCTCGCTTCTGGTGGTCGCCGACCTGCTCGGCGTGCCCGAAGAGGACCACGAGGATTTTCGTCAGGCGTTCGGCGCCCAAGGCGAGGGAACCAACATCGGCAGCCTCGACCACGAAGTGATCGCCGTGAACCCGCTCGCGTGGGCGGACGAGAAGTTCTCGCAGTACATCGAGGAACGCCGAGAGAACCCGCGCGACGACGTGCTCACCTCGATTGCGACCGCGAAGTATCCCGACGGTTCGACCCCCGAGGTGGTCGATGTGGTGCGGACCGCGACGTTCCTGTTCGCGGCCGGACAGGAGACGACCGCAAAGCTGCTCGGCGCGGCCATGCGGGTGCTGAGCGACCGGCCGGACATCCAGCAGCAGCTGCGTGACGACCGCACGCTTATCCCCGTGTTCGTCGAGGAGTGCCTGCGGATGGACAGCCCGGTGAAGAGCGTGTTCCGAATGGCCCGCAAGACAACGACACTCGGCGACACCCCGGTGCCCGCGGGAACCACGGTGATGGTGAGTCCCGGTGCCGCCAACCGCGACCCTGCCCGCTTCGAGAATCCACACGAGTTCTCACTCGAGCGCAAGAACGTGCGCGAGCACATCGCGTTCAGCCGTGGCATTCACTCGTGCCCAGGCGCGCCCCTGGCGCGTGTGGAAGGCCGGGTATCGATCGAGCGCATTCTCGACCGGATGGCCGACATCACCGTGAGCGAGGAGAAGCACGGGCCGATCGACGCGCGGCGTTACGAGTACGAGCCAACGTTCATCCTGCGCGGGCTGACCGAGATCAACATCGAGTTCAGGCCCGTCGGCTAG
- a CDS encoding thiolase family protein, which produces MTNDVAIIGVGLHPFGRFDKTAMEMGAEAIQLALTDAGVEWKDIQFGFGGSYEVSNPDAVTRLVGLTGITFTNVFNACATAASAIQQTADTIRLGKYDIGIAIGLDKHPRGAFTDDPAKLALPQWYAENGQFVTTKFFGIKANHYIHKHGISQETLARVANKNFRNGALNPNAFRRKEISVDEILNSAVLNYPLTQYMFCAPDEGAAAVIMCRGDIAHKFTDKPVFVRASEIRTRTYGAYEVHATSAPLDEDPSPTVYAAKAAYEAAGIGPDDVDIAQLQDTDAGAEVIHMAETGLCADGEQEKLLADGATEIHGTIPINTDGGLIANGEPIGASGLRQVHELVRQLRGEAGDRQVPGEPKVGLAQVYGAPGTASATILSV; this is translated from the coding sequence ATGACCAACGACGTTGCGATCATCGGAGTGGGACTCCATCCGTTCGGCCGGTTCGACAAAACAGCCATGGAGATGGGCGCCGAAGCGATCCAACTCGCCCTCACCGACGCGGGTGTCGAATGGAAGGACATCCAGTTCGGCTTCGGCGGGAGCTACGAGGTTTCCAACCCCGACGCTGTCACCCGCCTGGTGGGGCTGACCGGCATCACGTTCACCAACGTGTTCAACGCGTGCGCGACGGCGGCCTCGGCGATCCAGCAGACGGCCGACACCATCCGCCTCGGCAAGTACGACATCGGCATCGCCATCGGCCTGGACAAGCATCCCCGCGGCGCATTCACCGACGACCCAGCCAAACTGGCCCTGCCCCAGTGGTATGCCGAGAACGGCCAGTTCGTCACCACCAAATTCTTCGGCATCAAGGCCAACCATTACATCCACAAGCACGGCATCTCCCAGGAGACGCTGGCGCGGGTGGCCAACAAGAACTTCCGCAACGGTGCGCTGAACCCGAACGCGTTCCGCCGCAAGGAGATCTCGGTCGACGAGATTCTCAACTCCGCGGTGCTGAATTACCCGCTCACCCAGTACATGTTCTGCGCTCCGGACGAGGGGGCGGCCGCGGTGATCATGTGCCGCGGGGATATCGCACACAAGTTCACCGACAAGCCGGTGTTCGTGCGTGCCAGCGAGATCCGGACCCGCACCTACGGCGCTTACGAGGTGCACGCCACGAGTGCGCCACTCGACGAGGACCCGTCGCCGACGGTGTACGCCGCCAAGGCGGCCTACGAGGCGGCCGGAATCGGTCCCGACGACGTCGACATCGCCCAGCTGCAGGACACCGACGCGGGCGCCGAGGTGATCCACATGGCCGAGACCGGGCTCTGCGCGGACGGCGAACAAGAGAAGCTGCTGGCCGATGGCGCCACCGAGATCCACGGCACCATTCCGATCAACACCGACGGCGGTCTGATCGCCAACGGCGAACCCATCGGCGCCTCGGGTCTGCGGCAGGTCCACGAGTTGGTGCGCCAGCTTCGCGGCGAGGCGGGTGACCGGCAGGTTCCCGGGGAGCCGAAGGTCGGTTTGGCGCAGGTCTACGGCGCGCCGGGTACCGCCTCAGCGACGATTCTTTCGGTCTGA
- a CDS encoding enoyl-CoA hydratase/isomerase family protein, translating into MVDLELDDGLAVITIDRPHARNAISLETMDQLEKALDSADGARALVITGAGDRAFVSGGDLKELSALRTELDASAMAFRMRTICDRIAGFPGPTIAALNGHALGGGAEFAVSADIRVAADDIKIGFNQVALEIMPAWGGAERLVALVGYSQALLLAGSGTIVGAAEAERLGLVDRVIPRASFDSGWRDLARAMAGRPAGEIKRVMKGATTTEAVAAFARLWVSDEHWSAADKVMKRDK; encoded by the coding sequence ATGGTGGACCTCGAGCTGGACGACGGGCTGGCGGTCATCACCATCGACCGGCCGCATGCCCGCAACGCCATTTCCCTGGAGACGATGGACCAACTGGAGAAGGCGCTCGACAGCGCTGACGGTGCCCGGGCGCTCGTCATCACCGGCGCCGGTGACCGCGCCTTTGTCTCCGGCGGCGACCTCAAGGAACTCAGCGCGCTGCGCACCGAGCTCGACGCCTCGGCGATGGCTTTCCGCATGCGGACCATCTGTGACCGGATCGCCGGCTTTCCCGGGCCGACGATCGCGGCATTGAACGGGCACGCACTGGGCGGGGGCGCCGAGTTCGCGGTGTCTGCGGACATCCGGGTCGCGGCCGACGACATCAAGATCGGATTCAACCAAGTGGCGCTGGAGATCATGCCGGCGTGGGGCGGCGCCGAACGTCTCGTCGCGCTGGTGGGTTACAGCCAAGCGCTGCTGCTGGCGGGCAGCGGCACCATCGTCGGTGCAGCGGAGGCCGAACGGCTGGGGCTGGTGGACCGCGTCATCCCGCGGGCATCGTTCGACAGCGGCTGGCGTGATCTCGCCCGCGCCATGGCCGGCCGTCCGGCAGGAGAGATCAAGCGCGTCATGAAGGGGGCGACGACGACGGAGGCTGTCGCAGCCTTTGCGCGCCTGTGGGTTTCAGACGAACACTGGTCAGCCGCCGACAAGGTGATGAAGCGCGACAAGTAG
- a CDS encoding MCE family protein: MLTRFVRNQLIIFTIASIVGVTVMLFAYMQLPTLLNVGRLTVTLELPAAGGLYRFANVTYRGVQIGKVKSVELTENGAEAVLSLNTSPKVPADLEANVLSVSAVGEQYVDLRPRTDSGPYLQDGSRISVSNTTIPQQVGPMLDQVSELVDSIPGDRISDLLDETFKAFNGAGPDFGSLIDSGATLTEQLNSVSDESRGLIDDSGPLLDSQAETADSIRTWARSLEGVTAQLAQNDPQIRALLQQGPGFTQEVSALLNQIKPTLPILLANLTTLGQILVTYNPSIEQLLVVFPNALAAQQGFGLGKNNPTGYALSDFSLTISDPVPCTVGFLPPSQWRSPADTTTIDTPDDLYCKLPQDSPIGVRGARNYPCMGHPGKRAPTVELCNDPEGYKPIALRPHSTGPYPIDPNIIAQGFQVDDRVDFQERIYAPIEGTPLPPGAVPSGTPPGVPNPLYTPIAPPPAAPPMPPPPPSPAPLPPPPPGNSVNGVPIPAAPAGAVVPAPSTEVPHGGGAPVTPSAFRGNESGGPSVAAVPYDPDTGQFVTPDGQVQTLTNVATGHTPKSWKDLLPT, encoded by the coding sequence ATGCTGACCCGCTTCGTCCGCAACCAGCTGATCATCTTCACGATCGCATCGATCGTCGGCGTGACGGTGATGCTGTTCGCGTACATGCAGTTGCCGACACTGCTCAACGTGGGCCGGCTGACCGTCACGCTGGAACTGCCTGCTGCAGGCGGTCTCTACCGCTTCGCCAACGTGACGTATCGCGGGGTGCAGATCGGCAAGGTGAAGTCGGTAGAGCTCACCGAGAACGGTGCCGAAGCGGTGCTGTCACTCAACACATCGCCGAAAGTCCCCGCGGATCTCGAGGCAAACGTGCTCAGCGTGTCGGCGGTCGGCGAGCAGTACGTGGACCTGCGGCCACGCACCGATTCCGGTCCATACCTCCAGGACGGCTCACGAATCTCGGTGTCCAACACCACGATCCCGCAGCAGGTCGGCCCGATGCTGGACCAGGTCAGCGAGCTGGTTGACAGCATCCCCGGCGACAGGATCTCCGATCTGCTCGACGAGACATTCAAGGCGTTCAACGGCGCAGGGCCCGATTTCGGCTCGCTGATCGACTCCGGTGCGACGCTGACCGAGCAACTCAACAGCGTGTCGGATGAGTCGCGCGGTTTGATCGACGACAGTGGTCCGCTGCTGGATTCGCAGGCCGAGACAGCCGACTCCATCCGGACGTGGGCGCGCAGCCTGGAGGGGGTCACCGCCCAGCTCGCGCAAAACGATCCTCAGATACGCGCACTCCTGCAGCAGGGACCTGGCTTCACACAAGAGGTCTCGGCGCTGCTCAACCAGATCAAGCCGACGCTGCCCATCCTGCTGGCGAACCTGACCACGCTGGGACAGATCCTCGTCACGTACAACCCCTCGATCGAGCAGCTGCTGGTGGTTTTCCCCAATGCGCTGGCCGCCCAGCAGGGCTTTGGCCTCGGCAAGAACAACCCCACCGGGTATGCGCTGAGCGACTTCTCGCTCACCATCTCCGATCCGGTGCCGTGCACGGTCGGCTTCCTACCGCCGTCCCAGTGGCGTTCACCCGCGGACACCACGACCATCGACACGCCAGATGATCTGTACTGCAAACTGCCCCAAGACTCGCCGATCGGCGTGCGCGGCGCCCGAAACTATCCGTGCATGGGACACCCGGGTAAGCGTGCCCCAACCGTTGAACTCTGCAACGACCCCGAGGGCTACAAGCCCATTGCCCTCCGTCCTCATTCGACAGGGCCATATCCGATTGACCCCAACATCATTGCGCAAGGCTTCCAGGTCGATGACCGGGTCGACTTCCAGGAACGGATCTACGCACCGATCGAGGGGACACCCCTGCCTCCGGGCGCCGTGCCGTCGGGGACGCCTCCCGGTGTTCCCAATCCGCTGTACACGCCGATCGCACCGCCCCCGGCGGCGCCGCCGATGCCGCCACCGCCGCCGTCACCTGCACCCCTGCCGCCACCGCCGCCGGGCAATTCGGTGAACGGTGTGCCCATCCCGGCCGCGCCGGCTGGCGCTGTCGTACCCGCGCCGTCAACGGAGGTGCCACACGGCGGTGGAGCGCCGGTTACGCCGAGTGCGTTCCGCGGCAACGAATCCGGCGGACCCTCCGTCGCCGCGGTGCCCTACGACCCAGACACCGGTCAGTTCGTGACACCCGACGGACAGGTGCAGACTCTGACGAATGTCGCCACTGGTCATACTCCCAAATCGTGGAAAGACCTGCTGCCGACCTGA
- a CDS encoding VOC family protein, with protein MSILPGPIRQIGYIVEDLDDALVPWIDLGVGPFFVMRGIPIRASYRGDPCEVTISMALANSGEMQIELIQQEDSTPSIYTEFLAASGPGYHQLAYWTDDFDATMASVRDAGWPVVWLGDENVGTRFAYLEPPNSPATVIEIMEDNEITSGMGKFVRDAAVDWDGSDPIRVLGG; from the coding sequence ATGAGCATCCTGCCCGGACCGATCCGACAGATCGGTTACATCGTCGAGGATCTCGACGACGCGCTCGTGCCGTGGATCGACCTGGGTGTCGGCCCGTTCTTCGTCATGCGGGGTATTCCCATACGAGCGTCTTATCGCGGCGACCCGTGTGAGGTCACGATCTCGATGGCGCTAGCCAACAGCGGGGAGATGCAGATCGAGCTGATCCAGCAAGAGGACAGCACCCCGAGCATCTACACCGAATTTCTCGCGGCCAGTGGTCCTGGCTACCACCAACTCGCGTACTGGACGGATGATTTCGACGCGACGATGGCATCTGTGCGTGATGCCGGCTGGCCGGTGGTCTGGCTCGGAGACGAGAACGTCGGAACACGGTTCGCCTATCTCGAGCCGCCGAATAGTCCCGCCACCGTCATCGAGATCATGGAAGACAACGAAATCACTTCCGGCATGGGTAAATTCGTACGTGATGCCGCAGTCGACTGGGACGGTAGCGATCCGATCCGCGTCCTCGGGGGGTAG
- a CDS encoding TetR/AcrR family transcriptional regulator — MTSVRRIGAPEAKNRGVLLDAAEQLLLEEGYAAVTSRRVAEKAGLKPQLVHYYFRTMEDLFLAVFRRMAEAGLSVLQTALKSPQPLWSLWRFSTQPEATRLTMEFMGLANHRKALRAEIVYHAERFRAEQNAAIAAALDRYGVASNDVPPVVWTVFATSVSQGLVMERALGITTGHAETFAYCEQWIRRLEGEPLPTDE, encoded by the coding sequence ATGACATCGGTGCGAAGGATCGGGGCGCCGGAGGCGAAGAACCGGGGTGTGCTCCTCGATGCCGCCGAGCAGCTGCTTCTCGAGGAGGGCTACGCCGCGGTCACATCGCGCCGGGTCGCTGAAAAGGCCGGACTGAAACCCCAGCTCGTCCACTACTACTTCCGCACAATGGAGGATCTCTTCCTCGCGGTGTTCCGCCGGATGGCAGAAGCCGGGCTCAGTGTGCTGCAGACAGCACTGAAGTCGCCGCAGCCGTTGTGGTCGCTGTGGAGGTTCAGCACGCAGCCCGAGGCGACGAGGCTGACGATGGAATTCATGGGCCTGGCGAATCACCGCAAGGCGCTGCGTGCCGAGATCGTCTACCACGCGGAACGATTCCGGGCTGAACAGAACGCCGCGATCGCCGCCGCGCTCGATCGGTACGGCGTCGCATCCAATGACGTTCCGCCTGTGGTGTGGACGGTGTTCGCGACGAGTGTGTCCCAGGGGCTGGTGATGGAGCGCGCGCTGGGCATCACCACCGGTCATGCCGAGACGTTTGCGTACTGCGAGCAATGGATCCGCCGCCTGGAGGGCGAGCCACTTCCCACGGACGAGTGA
- a CDS encoding Zn-ribbon domain-containing OB-fold protein has protein sequence MRTLFSLDENVISDYGHSVSTQKALAPEISTWPDENPQLIGSRCGVCGATTFPVQQRCPKCSGGEMTDVHLPRQGTLVAWTTQGFPPGAPYKGPAGKDFVPFGVGLVQLDDVIRVEGRLTENDPEKLQFGMQVELTMVPFTTDDEGNEIITFAFQPV, from the coding sequence ATGCGGACGTTGTTCTCTCTAGACGAGAACGTCATTTCCGATTATGGTCACTCCGTGTCCACCCAGAAAGCGCTCGCCCCCGAGATCTCCACGTGGCCCGACGAGAACCCGCAGCTGATCGGCAGCCGCTGCGGTGTGTGCGGAGCGACCACCTTCCCTGTCCAGCAGCGCTGCCCAAAGTGCAGCGGCGGCGAGATGACCGACGTGCATCTCCCCCGCCAGGGCACCCTGGTCGCCTGGACGACGCAGGGCTTTCCGCCCGGCGCCCCGTACAAGGGGCCCGCGGGTAAGGACTTCGTGCCGTTCGGCGTGGGCCTGGTCCAGCTCGATGACGTGATCCGTGTCGAGGGCCGGCTGACCGAAAACGACCCCGAGAAGCTGCAATTCGGCATGCAGGTCGAGCTGACCATGGTGCCGTTCACCACCGACGACGAGGGCAACGAGATCATCACCTTCGCCTTCCAGCCCGTCTAG